One stretch of Daphnia pulicaria isolate SC F1-1A chromosome 8, SC_F0-13Bv2, whole genome shotgun sequence DNA includes these proteins:
- the LOC124311875 gene encoding uncharacterized protein LOC124311875 — MASLFGLSKGIVYLNKRMGSKPSEMDFRGSFQIIDYVICVLLSQGAYCGNRQLAIRFAAAAWCLACFVLVQAYSSTLIAFITSPNNKPIINSVYDIEKVPGLKITVNINFAADLRLLQTNFSIFRKLGDSLREDPSLRCNKTELCLDKVRSGDHVYIYVS, encoded by the exons ATGGCAAGTCTGTTTGGTTTGAGCAAAGGTATTGTCTATCTAAACAAACGAATGGGATCAAAGCCATCGGAAATGGATTTCAGAGGAAGCTTTCAAATAATCGACTACGTCATCTGCGTCCTTCTTTCACAAG GTGCATATTGCGGAAATAGACAACTAGCAATTCGTTTTGCAGCGGCTGCCTGGTGTCTAGCTTGTTTCGTTCTTGTTCAAGCTTACAGTTCAACGCTGATTGCTTTCATCACGTCACCCAATAATAAACCTATCATTAATTCAGTGTACGATATTGAAAAAGTCCCAGGTCTTAAAATCACAGTCAATATAAACTTCGCAGCAGATTTAAGGCTGCTG CAAACCAATTTCAGTATTTTCAGGAAACTTGGTGATTCATTGAGAGAAGACCCGAGTCTTCGTTGCAATAAAACGGAGCTTTGCCTTGATAAAGTTCGATCTGGGGATCATGTTTACATTTACGTTAGTTAA